GACACCGGCCGTGAACTGCTCGACCTGCGGGGGGCGTTCCTCTCCCGTGCGGCCCACCAGACCTTCGCGCGCTATGCGATCGGCCAGCGCAAGAAGCTGGCGGCGGACGTCAGGCAGCACGGCGCGCCGCGCTGGAAGCACGCCATGCACCTGCTGCGTCTCCTCGGCGCCTGTCGCGATCTGCTGCGTACGGGCGTGCTGGTGATCGACGTCGGTGCCGACCGGGAGCGGCTGCTCGAGGTCAGGCGGGGCGAGGTGCCGTGGCCGCAGGTCGAGGCGTGGATGACTCGCCTCTTCGAGGAGGCCGACGCCGCGGCGCCGGGCTCCCCCTGCCGCCCGGGCCGGACCGGCCTCGGGTCGAGGACTTCCTGTTCCGTACGCGCAGGAACTCAGCCCTCCAGGCGTATGCGGACGACGAATTCGCGCAGCGCCTCATAGGCGGTGGGCTCGGCGGGTAGCCGCGAGGCCAGCCGCGCCTCGTCGAGCACGGCGTGCAGCGCGTCCACGTCGGCGCGCGCGTCTTCCAGGCCGACCCCCGACACCGGACCGTGCTCGGCGTGCGCCTTGGCCGCGATCAGGCCGGGCAGATAGCCCGGGGCGTCGACCTCCCCGAGCAGCGTGGGCAGATGCGCCTGCACCTCGCCGCTGCGCATCAGATGGATACCGGTGAGCAGCGCGCGGAAGGTGTAGAGCAGCGGTTTGAGCTCGCCGGTCTTCTCGAAGAGCCGCCACTGGGTGTTCGCGAATCCCCGGTAGTGGTGGGCGTGGTGGCTGGTGAGCACGCCCGGGGCGAGCTCCGCCAGCTCCGTGTGGGCGTCCGAGGTGTGCACCACCAGCGGCGACAGCAGCTGTTCCAGTACGTATCCGTTGCGCCGCAGCATCAGCCGTACGAACTTGCGTACGTCGTGGGTGACGAGATCCATCTCGACGCCGTCCCGGTCCCACATCCGGGACCGGGTCTCCTCCGGCTCCCTCAGCCCCAGCAGCTCCTCCACGGGGAGCAGATGGATCCCCCGCAGGTCCACGTCCGAATCCCGGGACGGGAATCCGTACAGATGCGCCCCGGAGACGGTGGCAAACAGAAGCGGGTCGGGCTGTTCGGCGACGACGGGGCCGAGTTCCATGTCCAGCGGATCAGTCATGGATCAAGAGTCCCAGAGGGCGCCCAGCGACATCAGGTCGCTGCGGTACTCGATCCGCTCGGACCACTCCTTGGGCCAGACGCCGGCTCCCAGATGCGCGCCGGCGAACGCCCCGGCGAGGCAGGCGATCGAGTCCGAGTCGCCCTTGGTGCAGGCGGCCCTGCGCAGAGCCGTCGCCGGCTGCTCGGGGAACATCAGGAAGCAGAGCAGGGCGGTGGCGAGCGCCTCCTCGGCGATCCATCCGTCGCCCGTCGCCAGACAGGGGTCGACCTCCGGCTGCGGGTCGCGCAGCGCGCCGGCGAGCCGTTCGAGGACCTGCAGGCACTCGTCCCAGCCGCGTGCGATGAACGCCTCGGGCGTCGGGTCGTGCGAGTAGGTCCAGAGATTGCCCAGCCAGTGGTGGTAGTAGCGGCCGCGGTTCTCGTACGCGTACGAGCGCAGCTGTCCGACCAGCCCCATCGGCTCCGCGCCCTGCGCCAGCAGGAACACGGCGCGGGCCGTGAGGTCGCTCGCCGCCAGCGCGGTGGGGTGGCCGTGGGTGAGAGCCGCCTGCAACTGAGCGGCGCCCGCACGTTGTTCCTCACTCAGCCCCGGTACGAGTCCGACCGGCGCGACCCGCATATTGGCGCCGCAGCCCTTGGAACCGATCTGGCTGGCCACCTGCCAGGGCAGGTCGCTGTCGAGCTTCTCGCAGGCGACCAGGCAGGTGCGGCCGGGGGCACGGTTGTTCTCCGGGGAGTGGTACCAGTGGACGAACTC
This portion of the Streptomyces sp. NBC_01750 genome encodes:
- a CDS encoding nucleotidyltransferase domain-containing protein; the protein is MTDPLDMELGPVVAEQPDPLLFATVSGAHLYGFPSRDSDVDLRGIHLLPVEELLGLREPEETRSRMWDRDGVEMDLVTHDVRKFVRLMLRRNGYVLEQLLSPLVVHTSDAHTELAELAPGVLTSHHAHHYRGFANTQWRLFEKTGELKPLLYTFRALLTGIHLMRSGEVQAHLPTLLGEVDAPGYLPGLIAAKAHAEHGPVSGVGLEDARADVDALHAVLDEARLASRLPAEPTAYEALREFVVRIRLEG
- a CDS encoding ADP-ribosylglycohydrolase family protein; its protein translation is MKTTRTITKQAATGSLIGLALGDALGYPTEFNDVPQILAKCGPWRGMNLPRPAIVSDDTQMTLALARGIRTAMDSGLLVASRLTRPVREEFVHWYHSPENNRAPGRTCLVACEKLDSDLPWQVASQIGSKGCGANMRVAPVGLVPGLSEEQRAGAAQLQAALTHGHPTALAASDLTARAVFLLAQGAEPMGLVGQLRSYAYENRGRYYHHWLGNLWTYSHDPTPEAFIARGWDECLQVLERLAGALRDPQPEVDPCLATGDGWIAEEALATALLCFLMFPEQPATALRRAACTKGDSDSIACLAGAFAGAHLGAGVWPKEWSERIEYRSDLMSLGALWDS